The genomic segment GTGCAAATCCTTACAAGTATTCCTCTGTCTCCTTATCATTATTGTATCTGATTATCTTTTAAAATCTCTTTAAAAACAAACATTTATCCAAAAAAGACAGACAATCCCAGCCTTTTGGCATCCTTTTTGCTTTAAATAACACCGTCAGTAATTTAAAATTTATCTTAAGAGGGTTACTTAATAATGAAGTATAATCATGCAAAGGGTATTCTTATAATGGCTTTTATCTTAGTTTCAGCGTTTACTTTATCATCAAGGGCAGAGGCAGAAGATGTATGTGCCTATGAATGTGGTGGTGTTACGCCGATTACGGATTGCACTTTGGTAACAATTGGCTGCACAGATTTTAAGATCTTGCCATGATATTCTTTTTACTACTGTATATATCGTAATCCCGAGTATATTTTAGTTTTATTCAAGCGTCCTGTTGATACTTTTTGGCTTGTTTTGGATTGGGGGTATCAAGATACATCTGAGGGGAGAAAATTTATGTATGATAGAATGATGCAGGTTGCAAAGGATACTGTGCATTGGTGGTGTCCTGATGTCCCAATTATAGAACCTTGTCCTACATCTACCGCATCCCTATTATCTGGTATTACTCCTTGGTGGTGTCCAGTGCCTGAGGTAGAGATAACCTTACCGATGACTGTTTATCAGTGTGATCCAGAGTTTAAAATTACTCCACCTTATTATGATTATACTAAAAAGAGTCTGTGCAGTAAGGGTTGCGCTCTTACATCCATAACGATGGTGTTGAATTACTACCTGAATAAAAAAGGACAGCCGATGGTGGATATTGTGAGTCTGAATGAGTGGATGAAGGATGATAAAAATAACGGATTCAGACCTAATGGAGACATTGAGTGGCCTGCTGTTGCAAAATATCCAGATGCAAATATATCTTACGATGTTGATAGCTCTAAAATACCGGACAAAGATAAGGTAGATAATGAATTAAAGGCTGGTCATCCAGTAATTTTAAATGTAAAAGGTGGAAAACATTTTGTTGTTGCAGTAGGTAAAGAGAACGACACATACAGGATAATTGATCCTGGTTATACGCCACAGATAACAATCTTGAAAGAGAGATACAACAATAAATTTGATGGTATTCGTATCATAAAACCTCGTTAGGGGGAGAGGAGCTATGAAAAAGATAAATTTATTTATATTTATAGGGTTGTTACTTCTTGCTTTGATAGTGACAACATCGGTCTGGTCAGGGAGAAATACTCTAAGTGATATATCTATTCATATAGATACTGAGAGTCCTGATGTATATGCAAAGCTATTACTAATAGACTCTCAAAGTAAGAAGACAGGATATGATCCTTCAATTGGTTCAGAGGTATCTCAAATTCCTCAATCACAATCTTTCACTGAGGGGATTGATGATGATATGACTGGAGAACGTGGAGTCGAGGGATACAATGTAATAGTTGGTGACCCATTAGCAGGCAACTATACCCTACAGGTAATTGGAAATATGACATCGTTATATACACTTTCAATATATACCTCTGATACCTCCGGTAAATCACAGAGAATAAAC from the Nitrospirota bacterium genome contains:
- a CDS encoding C39 family peptidase; amino-acid sequence: MYDRMMQVAKDTVHWWCPDVPIIEPCPTSTASLLSGITPWWCPVPEVEITLPMTVYQCDPEFKITPPYYDYTKKSLCSKGCALTSITMVLNYYLNKKGQPMVDIVSLNEWMKDDKNNGFRPNGDIEWPAVAKYPDANISYDVDSSKIPDKDKVDNELKAGHPVILNVKGGKHFVVAVGKENDTYRIIDPGYTPQITILKERYNNKFDGIRIIKPR